A single region of the Musa acuminata AAA Group cultivar baxijiao chromosome BXJ1-11, Cavendish_Baxijiao_AAA, whole genome shotgun sequence genome encodes:
- the LOC103971979 gene encoding nicotianamine synthase-like — translation MQGGRGSSLSILTPHCLYIYPLGEAERGVFVLAVSLSFLIASFAMGNREERLVQRVTEIYECVSKLPTLSPSKEVNELFTELVNICIPVIAIDVSKLSSEVQAMRSELIMLCGEAEGLLESHHSDLLASYDNPLDHLRLFPYYSNYLKLSLLEYTLLARHVPNRPGRVAFVGSGPLPLTSIVLAKRHMPVAEFHNYDLDPTANDRASRLVRSDPDMAARMAFHTADVLSVTDELRGFDVVFLAALVGVDHDEKVRVIEHLARHMAPGAVLVARSAHSARAFLYPVVEPAELTGFEVLTVHHPIDEVINSVIVARKPKDDHAAGAAAVTRPCKCCEMVQGFHHFRHGSVMGDAAPEELPS, via the coding sequence ATGCAAGGAGGACGAGGGTCATCTCTTTCTATCCTCACACCCCATtgcctatatatatatcctcTCGGGGAAGCTGAGAGAGGTGTGTTTGTGTTGGCCGTCAGCCTTAGCTTCTTGATCGCAAGCTTTGCCATGGGGAACCGAGAGGAGAGGCTGGTTCAGAGGGTCACAGAGATCTATGAGTGCGTCTCAAAGCTTCCCACGCTGAGCCCATCCAAGGAAGTGAACGAGCTCTTTACCGAGTTGGTCAACATCTGCATCCCTGTGATCGCCATTGATGTGTCCAAGCTGAGCTCCGAGGTGCAGGCGATGAGGTCCGAGCTCATTATGCTCTGTGGAGAGGCGGAGGGCCTCTTGGAGAGCCACCACTCTGATCTGCTGGCTTCATATGACAACCCTCTCGACCATTTGAGGCTCTTCCCTTACTACTCCAACTATCTCAAGCTCAGCCTTTTGGAGTACACCTTACTGGCGAGGCACGTGCCGAACCGGCCTGGCAGGGTGGCGTTCGTCGGCTCCGGACCTCTGCCTCTGACCTCCATCGTGCTGGCCAAGCGGCACATGCCGGTGGCGGAGTTCCACAACTACGATCTAGACCCGACTGCCAATGATCGCGCTAGCCGGCTGGTGCGTAGCGATCCCGACATGGCGGCGCGCATGGCGTTCCACACGGCGGACGTGCTCAGCGTGACGGACGAGCTGAGGGGGTTCGACGTGGTGTTCCTGGCGGCGCTAGTGGGGGTCGACCACGACGAGAAGGTCCGGGTGATTGAGCACCTCGCGCGCCACATGGCCCCGGGGGCCGTCCTGGTGGCCCGGAGCGCCCACAGCGCCAGGGCCTTCCTGTACCCGGTGGTGGAGCCAGCGGAACTGACAGGGTTCGAGGTGCTGACGGTGCACCACCCCATCGACGAGGTCATCAACTCGGTGATCGTGGCGAGGAAGCCGAAAGACGACCACGCCGCTGGTGCTGCAGCCGTGACGAGGCCTTGCAAGTGCTGCGAGATGGTGCAGGGCTTCCATCACTTCCGCCATGGAAGCGTGATGGGGGACGCTGCACCGGAAGAGCTCCCCTCCTGA